A genome region from Flammeovirga agarivorans includes the following:
- a CDS encoding helix-turn-helix domain-containing protein, producing the protein MDKRTLVLRIEDEINPQAFYSEFSKKYGGTWDGSKYSFDNEMGHGDFYAHTYQSGIVIVMADFNVKVPIEIINSPKNKERIVAIRIGFYGDMLGHSPNTGNTEGISIYDANRPYNLTFPSNKTIRWMSIRVPLELIDDWKTSEKQNDKFFRRLKEEKDWFFYHRLSPEIESLVRNSFVERTDVRLNRSIFYARAYEIIARLIVLIENDSSILTNNKIHPDDFSLMLNIKEQILSDYSFLPNLETISENNNISKSKLQRAFKSVFGMPIIKFFNQHRLEEANRLFKYTTKSVFEVSNELGFHSASHLSRTFKKQFGYSPNDLRSNSSSL; encoded by the coding sequence ATGGATAAACGAACATTAGTACTCAGGATCGAAGATGAAATAAATCCACAAGCATTCTACAGTGAGTTTAGCAAAAAATATGGTGGAACCTGGGATGGATCAAAATATTCATTTGATAATGAGATGGGGCATGGAGACTTTTATGCACATACTTATCAAAGTGGTATTGTTATAGTTATGGCCGACTTCAATGTAAAAGTCCCAATTGAAATAATAAATTCACCGAAAAATAAAGAGCGAATTGTGGCTATCCGTATTGGTTTTTATGGAGATATGTTAGGTCACTCCCCAAATACGGGTAATACCGAAGGAATCTCTATTTATGATGCTAACCGCCCTTATAATTTAACTTTCCCAAGCAATAAAACGATCCGATGGATGTCTATTAGAGTTCCATTAGAATTGATTGATGATTGGAAAACGTCTGAAAAACAAAATGATAAATTTTTCAGGAGGCTAAAAGAGGAAAAAGATTGGTTTTTTTACCACAGACTTTCACCGGAAATTGAATCGCTTGTCCGAAATTCTTTTGTAGAAAGAACGGATGTGAGGTTAAATAGATCAATCTTTTATGCAAGAGCCTATGAGATTATCGCTAGATTGATAGTACTAATTGAGAATGATTCTAGCATTCTAACAAATAATAAAATCCATCCAGATGATTTTTCATTAATGCTCAATATCAAAGAACAGATTTTATCTGATTACTCCTTTTTACCCAATCTTGAAACGATCAGTGAAAACAATAATATCAGTAAATCTAAACTCCAAAGAGCATTTAAATCCGTCTTTGGAATGCCTATCATTAAGTTCTTTAATCAACACCGTTTGGAAGAGGCCAACCGGTTATTTAAATACACAACAAAATCCGTTTTTGAAGTAAGTAATGAATTGGGTTTTCATAGTGCATCACATCTTAGTCGCACTTTCAAAAAACAGTTTGGTTATAGCCCGAATGATTTGAGAAGTAATAGTTCAAGTTTATGA
- a CDS encoding sulfatase-like hydrolase/transferase → MKHLIFIVLICITTIVSLGQDRPNIVIMMTDNQGYGDMGCYGGLRAPTPNMDKLAESGIQFLDFQIDASCTASRASFMTARMPIRSGTSGYVIPGEPGGLHPMEVTIAEMLKSVGYSTANYGKWHLGETADRQPQNQGFDEWYGVSNSSFPVDSSFPGYQEDLIPPQSILSAKAGQEAKVVADMTLEKRGLIDSELTAKSVDYIKKHANKKEPFFLLTTFINPHHPVVPHPNFAGKSKGGAYTDVLMEIDYNVSQIVGAIDDSGIRDNTIIIFFSDNGPTRYSPEADHNGDPGQWAGELGSGWEGGLRTVGMMSWPNKIRSNWKSEEMFHAMDFMPTLANIVGAEMPDDRPIDGFDQTDFLLGKQEHSNRDHRLVYYYGDLTVVRWAQYKAHFVKYARFQSCTAPPIKLGQIPEFYNLNTDPKELFNLYGRSGGIPLFFKFQEAMLPYFESMKEFPNLDYSKMERDK, encoded by the coding sequence ATGAAACATTTAATTTTTATTGTTCTAATATGTATTACAACAATTGTAAGTCTAGGGCAAGATAGACCCAACATCGTTATTATGATGACTGATAATCAAGGATATGGCGATATGGGATGTTATGGAGGGTTACGCGCTCCAACACCAAATATGGATAAATTAGCCGAATCTGGAATTCAGTTTTTAGATTTCCAGATTGATGCAAGTTGTACTGCCTCAAGAGCATCCTTTATGACTGCTCGAATGCCTATCCGTTCGGGTACATCTGGGTATGTTATTCCTGGTGAACCCGGTGGACTTCATCCTATGGAAGTGACTATAGCAGAAATGTTAAAATCAGTAGGTTATTCAACGGCAAATTATGGAAAGTGGCACCTTGGAGAAACGGCTGACAGACAACCTCAAAACCAAGGGTTTGATGAATGGTATGGGGTTTCTAATTCAAGTTTCCCAGTTGATAGTTCTTTCCCTGGATATCAAGAAGATTTAATCCCACCTCAAAGTATCTTAAGTGCAAAAGCGGGTCAGGAAGCTAAAGTAGTTGCTGATATGACACTTGAAAAAAGAGGATTAATTGATAGTGAACTTACAGCAAAAAGTGTTGATTACATTAAGAAACATGCGAACAAAAAAGAGCCTTTCTTCTTGCTTACTACTTTTATAAATCCTCACCATCCAGTTGTTCCTCACCCCAATTTTGCTGGCAAATCAAAAGGTGGTGCGTATACAGATGTCCTAATGGAAATTGATTATAACGTAAGTCAGATTGTAGGAGCTATTGATGATTCAGGTATCCGTGATAATACAATCATTATTTTCTTTTCAGACAATGGTCCTACACGTTATTCCCCAGAAGCAGATCATAATGGAGATCCTGGACAATGGGCTGGTGAATTAGGTTCCGGATGGGAAGGTGGACTACGTACAGTTGGTATGATGTCTTGGCCCAATAAGATCCGATCAAATTGGAAATCAGAAGAAATGTTTCATGCCATGGATTTTATGCCAACACTTGCCAATATTGTAGGAGCTGAAATGCCTGACGATCGTCCAATTGATGGTTTTGATCAGACAGATTTTTTATTAGGAAAACAAGAGCATTCCAATCGAGATCATCGTTTAGTATATTATTATGGTGATTTGACAGTGGTTCGCTGGGCACAATACAAAGCTCACTTTGTAAAATATGCAAGATTTCAAAGTTGTACAGCACCGCCTATCAAGCTAGGGCAAATCCCTGAGTTCTATAACCTTAATACTGATCCAAAAGAACTATTTAATCTTTATGGTCGAAGTGGTGGAATTCCACTATTCTTCAAGTTCCAAGAGGCTATGTTGCCATATTTTGAAAGTATGAAAGAATTTCCAAATTTAGATTACTCAAAAATGGAAAGAGATAAATAA
- a CDS encoding patatin-like phospholipase family protein produces the protein MKNKVALVLEGGGSRGMFTAGILESFLMKNINFDSIFGISAGALYGASFASKQLERNKKLNAYNDDKRYGGFKHLLLKGSYLSWDFIMGDIAHRLLPYDYDTLRTSADFHVGVSNCNTGKSEFFVVNKLDKPDIVSILTASGSLPFISPIVKYKGEEYLDGGLTNSIPYDVAFENGADKIVVVLTRPEGYVKSDMKFKAVSKWFYRKHPKVHENLTQRAQQYNESIQQLKVLEQQGKAFLIYPQKELNVGRVERQVYKTEAIYNEAIKFSNSFIPKMKLWMEE, from the coding sequence ATGAAAAACAAAGTCGCATTAGTGTTGGAAGGAGGTGGTTCAAGAGGAATGTTTACAGCAGGTATTCTTGAATCATTTCTGATGAAAAATATAAATTTTGATTCTATTTTTGGCATCTCAGCAGGTGCATTGTATGGGGCTTCATTTGCTTCCAAACAACTAGAGCGTAATAAAAAATTAAACGCTTATAATGATGATAAGCGATATGGAGGTTTCAAGCATTTACTACTTAAAGGATCTTACCTTTCATGGGATTTTATTATGGGCGATATTGCCCATCGTCTTTTACCTTATGATTATGATACACTCCGTACTTCTGCCGATTTTCATGTAGGGGTAAGTAATTGTAATACAGGGAAATCAGAATTCTTTGTCGTCAATAAATTAGATAAACCAGATATTGTCAGCATTCTTACTGCTAGTGGTTCATTACCATTCATCTCTCCAATTGTAAAATACAAAGGGGAAGAATATCTAGATGGAGGGTTAACGAATTCTATTCCATATGATGTTGCTTTTGAAAATGGAGCAGATAAAATTGTAGTGGTACTCACAAGACCTGAAGGATATGTAAAATCTGATATGAAATTTAAAGCTGTTTCAAAATGGTTTTACAGAAAACATCCCAAGGTACATGAGAACTTGACTCAAAGAGCACAGCAATACAATGAATCCATCCAACAACTTAAAGTACTCGAACAACAAGGAAAAGCGTTTTTGATTTATCCTCAAAAAGAGCTGAATGTTGGTAGAGTGGAACGTCAGGTGTATAAAACAGAAGCCATCTATAATGAAGCCATTAAATTCAGTAATAGCTTTATTCCCAAGATGAAACTATGGATGGAAGAGTAG